In Phaseolus vulgaris cultivar G19833 chromosome 3, P. vulgaris v2.0, whole genome shotgun sequence, the sequence AAGTGAAGACGTCGCACTAGAAACCCAGTCGGGGAAATCGAAGTGACTTCTGGGCGATTCATGAACGCGCTTAAATGAAACAGTGTCATCAGAAACAAAAGGGTGCTTCAAAAGCATCTCTGCACTCCACCTCATTCTAGGATCCTTAACAAAACACTTCTCGATAAAATCCTTCCCTTCTTTCGACAAATTCTCAGGTATCTCGGGAATTTCTTCTCCCACCCCAATTCGAAGCATCAACGACCACATACTCGACCCTTTCTCAACCTTCCACGCCGGCTTCCCGGTCACCATCTGCACAACGGCGCATCCCAGAGCCCATATGTCTGCCGGCGACTCACACTCTCCATCGATTACTTGCTCCGGGGACATAAACAGCGGAGTCCCCCTGCATTCACTCTTCCTCTGTTTTCTATCCCCTGCCTCCTTCGCCAGACCGAAATCCGCAATCTTGATTTCCCCGCCGTCAAATACGAGGATGTTTTGCAGCTTTATGTCGCAGTGGACAAACCCGTTTTGATGCACGTGATTCAAACCTTCCACGATGGACCTCGTGTAACGCCGAACTTCAAGCTCGGGAATCCGGCCACCGCAATTGTTTACCTCATCTGCGAGACTCCCAGCGGCAGCGTATTCAAGGAACAAATTGTAGTACTCAACTCCATTCTCACAACTGTAGTCGTCTCCAAAGCAGCGAATGATCCTTGAACACGAACCTAGGCGATCAAGCACGTGTTTCTCGTTCCTGAGCCAACACGAGGTGAGTGGTTGGGAGGACTTGACGGCGGTTAAAGACGGAAACTGAGAGGAATTGTTAGTCGGAATGACTAAACTAACGGTGGCGAAGCTTCCTTGACCCACTGCGTCTCCTCGAACCCAATCCATGTATTGCAATTAATCTGTGTGGTGAGTGCAGGTGGTTTTGCTTtgtgagaaagaaagaaagaaaaagaagagaggTGAAGTGataggaatgggaagaagaaaCAAGTGTGAAGTGTTGGTTGGAAAGGATGAGAAAGAgctgttttatatatatatatggtgaAATATGGTGGATATTGAATGACCTAAGGCTTAAGGCGTCTGGGAAAATAAAGATCTTTTAAGAGAGAAAAAAGTGGAAACGAAAATACTAAATGTTCGTAGATGATTGAAGCACGTGATAGGCAAGGATATTTTCATGCCAAGGAGTGTTTTCCTAATTTCCTAATTTGGGTGGACTAGCTTACCACACTTCTGAACGTGGTTGATGAGATGAACGTTTCCCAAAGATTTTATGACAGATATCACGCTGCTAGGAAAGTGACTTCTATATACACCCCTCtaaattgtaataataatattatgtgtGATTTTAGTAACAATGTCCTTTTACGCATCTTCTGCAGTCATATCAGAGTATTCAAGCGTATACTgattgttttccttttctttttgtccTACTTATGCTTTTACACACATTACTCCctaaattatacttattatatttGTAGTGTGTTTTGCACTAAACATATGTTTATTTTAACGCAGAGATTTATGGCCACGATCTTCAAAATATTCACTGTTTCTTATTCCCAAATTATAGTCACTCAATCTTATCCTTTTTGTTACAAATTGCTAGGTAGTTGTTGCTCAAACTTAACAAATTCCTATCTCTCTATTTAAATATTCCTACTATTTGTTGGAATATTCTTCATCCAAGATTTTCCGtctctttttataaaaaaacgaATTCGTATGAAAGTCCAGACACTGATTTAATAATGATTTAACAGGTGTCATCAATTTTTCATGTAAAGTAATGTTTCCATGTTaagagtaaaatatttttaggcTTTGATATATgagtaattataaatttttttattgaagtttgaGAAATTATGAAGATTTATGCGACAATATCAAGCAACTTAACTAATGTTTTAAGAGGAATgtgcataattttattttcaattacaaTGCGAAGTTATGTGCGGATCACTCACATTATACAACATTAAATTAAGTGTATATATTCCGCCAAGTTTTACAAATcttaacataaataaatatatttcatttgttaaaacattttattcCTGCTCCGGGATTTTTTTTCCTCCAATTTGAGATTCAGTTAATAAATATAGGGTATAAAAAACAATGTGATTGTTCTGCTGTGAATTATGGGATTTAATAGGAAAAGCCAAAGCATGGATTGAAAAAGGCAAATGCTTTCCTCTCTGTATCCTTATTTGAAATCAAATCAGAGGGAAATCAGCTAGGCCTATATACTTACTACTGTTCAAATTAAATCAATCTAAATTGGATTGCTCAATTGGAGAGGTGATTTAAAAATGTGCTgtaaatagtattaaaaaaaaacacgttTGTGATCTAAATAAAaggtttgtgttttggcacgtTTCTGGTCTAAATAAAAGGTTGGTGTTTTgacattgaaaattaaaatattagtggCTGGATTTGTTCAATTACCAGCCGACACTCTCAAAAGATGCATCCATATATTTGCGGGGCTGGAAGTTGATCCGTTCAAACGTGTATTCGATGATTAAGTGATTTAAAGCACTAAAGTTACAGGTAGAGATTGGATTAGTTTATTAATGATAATGTTGTTTAATTAACCTAGGCTACAAATAAATTAACTTGGCCCTAATAGATGTTATAGAAGTGaaatttaaactttaattaGAAAACTAGAAAAACATTACCTATAATAATGGCCTAAGTGGTTCTCCTTATTATCATTTTTTGAAAAACGAAAGTTAGCATGACATGAAGGCGTGTTTAGTGTGAAATCAATGACGACGTTTGACTGGAGGTGAATGCCTTCCCTTTGTCGCATGGATATTTATTTAGTGGTACCTAATAATAACCAATATACTACGAACAAATACTATTACTTGCAGAATAATTAAGTCTCAAGACCACACCGACAACTTCCACTAAACATTTTGAGGAATTTCATGTACTGAACAAACCAAACTAAGCAAACGATCAAGTCTAACAGGATAAGGAATCCCCAGCAACCAACTGAATAATTAAGTAATGTAATGTTCATCCCATTCTATTAATTACTTCTCTTCGTTAACTTATTCAATGCACCTGTACAAATAGGCATTtgtaatggaaaaaaaatttaaattaattttggaaattgaaagtttgaaataaaattttggaatccaaaatgtatttaatgtgaataaataaatatttttaaaaatttagaaaaaaaaaagttatgagaGAATCATGACTTTTTAGTTTCTTAAAAGATTTCACACtctttaaaattatgttattttttatcaactttttttatattttttaattgttgagtttttttttagaaaaatattcaatattaatAAATCATAAACGAActatataagaaataaagatATCACATTTTACTCCTAAACTCATTTAGTTTGtaggtttttttattttatacatgGTTCATCTTGCACATTCATACTCAATGTATGATCTAAATTCACAGTTGTAGTCCT encodes:
- the LOC137808295 gene encoding mitogen-activated protein kinase kinase kinase 20-like gives rise to the protein MDWVRGDAVGQGSFATVSLVIPTNNSSQFPSLTAVKSSQPLTSCWLRNEKHVLDRLGSCSRIIRCFGDDYSCENGVEYYNLFLEYAAAGSLADEVNNCGGRIPELEVRRYTRSIVEGLNHVHQNGFVHCDIKLQNILVFDGGEIKIADFGLAKEAGDRKQRKSECRGTPLFMSPEQVIDGECESPADIWALGCAVVQMVTGKPAWKVEKGSSMWSLMLRIGVGEEIPEIPENLSKEGKDFIEKCFVKDPRMRWSAEMLLKHPFVSDDTVSFKRVHESPRSHFDFPDWVSSATSSLPSSPESQSPWNFDESRLEGFCAPEDRLRRISTVNRPANWSESDGWSSVR